The Methanococcoides methylutens DNA window ATCCGGGATTTTCATGACTCTGTAATGGTGATCAAGGTCGGAGGGCATGCTATGGTCAATCCTTCTGTTATGAACGATATCATGCAGGATGTTGTCCTTTTACGTTTTGTAGGGATCCATCCGGTCATTGTTCATGGCGGTGGGCCTGAGATCACTGAAAAAATGGAGCGTATGGGGAAGAAACCTGAGTTCGTAGGTGGATTGAGGATAACCGATGATGAGACCATGGAGATCGCACGCATGGTCCTTGTGGGCAACATCAATACGAAGATCGTATCCCTGATAGGAAAACATGGTGGAAAGGGTGTAGGTCTTTCGGGAAAGGATGGGAAAATGATAATGGCCAGGAAAAAGCCCACTCAGCGAATTATGATAGAGGACGTCGAGCATGATGTGGATCTTGGCTGGGTCGGAGAGACCGAGATCATCAATCCGGAACTAATTAACATCGTCACAGCCAATGATTATATTCCTGTTATCTCGCCGATCGCAATGGATGCGGAAGGTAATGCATTGAACATAAATGCTGATACTGTCGCCGGTGATCTTGCAGATGCTTTGCACGCAAAGAAATTGATATTAATGACGGATGTTCCGGGAGTTCTCAGGGACCAGTCGGACAGGTCCAGCCGTATCTCCCGCATAAGGGTGGATGAAGTGGAGTCACTGATAGAAGAAGGCATTATAAGCGGTGGAATGATCCCTAAAATGAGAAGTGCCGGAGCAAGTGTTCTTGGTGGCGTGGAGCGCGTCCACATAATAGATGGTAGTGTATCCCATTCTGTCCTGCTCGAGCTTTTCACCGATCAGGGAATTGGTACGATGGTATATCAGGACACGGAATAAACGTGTCCTTATCCATTCTTTTCTTTTTTATTTTAAAGTGCTGATATCTTAGTCCAGTATGGGGCTTCCATAGGTAAGATCGTCCAGCTCAAGAACTTTCTTCCATAGATCCTTACATTCGCAGTTAAGCTCTTCAAGTACCCTCAGGTCCTGAGTTCTGGAATAAAGATGTACGGCATCCGATACATCCCTGCTACATTTCTTACAGTTATGAGGACCACGTTTTGAGCCTGCACCTACCGGGTCTGAAGTGATGACAAGTTCCGGATGCTTCTGCTTCGTTCGCTGAAGTATCTCAACAATGCTCCATAACCAAGGTGGCCTGTATTGACCTCTTTGCCACAGGTGTTCCACATAGGTACCGTTCTGCACATTGCACAGGTTGATGGAAATGGTCTGTGCATGTTCTGCGACATCATCGATGGTCTTGACAATGT harbors:
- the argB gene encoding acetylglutamate kinase, whose translation is MTGKRENVLIEALPYIRDFHDSVMVIKVGGHAMVNPSVMNDIMQDVVLLRFVGIHPVIVHGGGPEITEKMERMGKKPEFVGGLRITDDETMEIARMVLVGNINTKIVSLIGKHGGKGVGLSGKDGKMIMARKKPTQRIMIEDVEHDVDLGWVGETEIINPELINIVTANDYIPVISPIAMDAEGNALNINADTVAGDLADALHAKKLILMTDVPGVLRDQSDRSSRISRIRVDEVESLIEEGIISGGMIPKMRSAGASVLGGVERVHIIDGSVSHSVLLELFTDQGIGTMVYQDTE